A window of Mucilaginibacter robiniae genomic DNA:
TTTAAATACATAACTTGCATTAACTAGTGTAATATTGTTAGTTGTTAATGTAAGTGTTTTACTATCAATTTTTGACTGAGTTGATGTAACCTCAGTTGCTTCCTTCTTGCAGGAAACAACCATAATAGCTAGAGCATTTAATAAAAGGAACTGCTGTGTAAATTTTTTCATTATTATAATAAACTTTTCTTTTTTGATATAATTTTAATACACAAGTAGATGATGAAGAGGAAAAGAGCAACAACCTTGTATGCTCCAGACTATTTGCTTATCAAAGTCCAAAGCGTGGCCTATTAAGAAATGAGACATTCCTTATCCTCAATTACTTGTGTTAATAAACACGTAATTACAAGAAACTTGAATTTGAAAAACGGAAGAGAGGGAATTAGTTGAACTGTAATAACTAATTACAATGGCGTTGAAAGATTGAAAAACAGATCGCTCTAAAATAGAATAGATGGTAGGTAGATAAAGATGAGCGTATCTAAGTTTTATACCACTACATAAAGTTTAATATACAAACAGACAGGTTTAACTAGTTTGATACCTAAGCATTAACGTTTGTATGATAAAACCCAATAATGGCTCCTTCAATTACATTATTTATTTTTGTACATCTCTCTAAAAAACTCTGCTTTAAAAATAGTTATTTAACTTAACAGAGCAAACATTTAATTTAAAATATAATTGCGCCGGCAATAAAACCTGCAAAGAAGATGATAAGTACACCAAGTATTAACCCACTTTGCAAGAAAGTAGTTTCCTCACCATTGGCGATAATTTTAACTTCGCCTGAAGGCTCATTGTTAAAATAAAATTCCTTTTTTGAATCAGAATCTGCATTGATGGCAATAGCAGCGGCATTGTTAAACATATTCATAGTCTTATTATTTTGCATAGCTTCGGCTTTTAAATTTTGCTGATAAATATTGTTTTCATTATTTATCAGCGTTGTAACTGGATTCATATAACTCTAGTTTAATCAATTCAGATTCTTTTGTTTGAATCGATGATCTTATAGTGATTCTAATATTACAGTATCAATGTATTTACGTTTTTTTACGTTATGGGATATTAAATGTTACGCTGGTTATGATTTTTATGAAAATAAATTGATTATACGTTTAAAAACAAAAATTTATATACTTTAAATAATATTATTAAGGACTTTATAGCTCGTTTATTAAACATAAACGATTAAATTCTTTTTTTTAAAGTAATACGAGTAGTACGAAGATTACAAACCTAATGTTGCTTTGCAAAGTAGATGAACTAGCGCAAAAGAACTTCTAATATCAGGAGATACGTAAGAAGTAAATCAGAATACGTATAGAAATATTTATGCTTTATTGGCAAGTTCTATACCTTTTTCTTTCCAGCTCTTAATGATTTGCTTACCCCAATTTTGAGCATTTACCTCAATATACTTGAAAGAAAAATTAGATAGCAGAACAGTAACAATCAAAACTGCTAAGTAGCTGTAAACAAAGTTTAATAAACCCTGAGGATGCTGGATGTGAATAAGGTTAAACTTTGAAAGCCAGAATATTACAGCAAAATGAATCAAATACATGCTAAAGCTTAGTTTTCCAACCAGCATGGTGAAATTATTAACGAGTATTTTAACGCTGTATTTTCTTAAGCATAATGCCAAAAGCAGAAACATTATACCAAAGCAGAAATCAACATTGAACAATCTAATTTTCAACACACTTCTATCTAACAGAAATATCAACAAAAGAGTTGTAAAGGTTATTGCAATAGTCTTAGAATGCTTTTTTATAGTTTGAGTTATATTGGATTGTATAGTTAAGAAATAAAATAGTATCCCAAAAGCAAATGAAGGAAGTTGATCAGGCAGGTACCAATATAAATACTCTGTCCATAAACCTTGATTAAAGTTTAATGGATTATGTATGAGTAAGCCATTGAAAATAGCTTTAATACATAAAGCTATCACTAAAAACAATATAGCTTTATTTAATGAATTTATTTTAATAACTAATAAAGGTACAAAAACATAAAACAACATTTCTACTGCTATTGACCACCCTCCCGGAACAACGTTATTAATATAATTGGGTGAAAATCCATGCATGAAAGTTAAATTCAAGATTATGCCTTCAATACTGATTTTCTGAGTAGTAAAATATGGAATTATTATACCATAATAAATTATTGCCAAATAGTATAGTGGAGCAATTCTGAATATTCTTCGGATAAAGAAGTTAATGTTTGCGTTTGTTTCTTGATTTGTTCTGCCATGAGCAGATAAAAACAATGTAAATGCACTTATAAAGTAAAACAGTTGAACCCCTTTGGCGCCTAAACCTGCCATGGTCTGGTAACGACCAGTAAGACTATTTAAACTCACATGAACCATTATTACACCAAGAACCGCTAATCCTCTAAGCGCATCTATATAGGGTAATTTTTTAAGCATTCATCTAAGTTAATAAGCACTAATATATGGTACATTATTATATATACATTTATATAATATCTTATTGAACAAAAAACGTATATTTTGGGAAAAGTAATCGTACTATACCTCACTTATAAAGTTTAGTTATAGTTCTAAGTAATTCTACATTCTGCTAATTAACAATATCAATATAAAGTAAAACAACAGAACAGAATGAGATCAAGAGTTAAACAGTTTTTGCATTATAGAAGCTGTAAAAGAAACAGAAATTATCTAGATACTTATTAACTCTTTAAAAGAGAGCAACTCTATAATACTTAAGAAAAGATAGGAACTAAACTATTTGCTATAATTTACATATTAGTAAATTATAGAAGCTGGCACAATACTTAGTAAAAGTACAAATGTTAGTTAGTTCGATCATAGTAATGTAGAATGGTGTTTAAACTAGTTTAAACACCATTCTACTAGAAAAGAAAATCAATGAGAACAATTAATCCTGTTAAAACTGCTTTTTTAGATGGTCAGCAAGCTTTAGGGCCAATGCCAAAATAGTTAATGTAGGATTGGCATGCCCGCCTGTGGCAAATACCGAACTGCCCGCTATATACAAGTTAGATACACCATGTACCTGGCAATTGGCATCAACCACTCCTTCCGCCGGATCTTCGGCCATGCGAGTAGTACCTAAATGATGCGCGGCAGAGTTAAAATTAATAATTTTATCTTGCAGATATGATCTGAGCTCTGCCTCATCAAAACGTATTTCACCTAAATGCTTAGAGGTAAACTGCTGTGCAAACATACGGTGAGCCGCTACTACGGTTTCAATATCTAATGGTTGGAACTGAACATCTATTACCGGTAAAGGTAATCCTAGTGCATCAGTTTCTGAAGACAGAGTTATACGGCTTTGCGGATTAGGAAAATGTTCCGACTGATAATACAAGTATAAATCGGAAGAATTTACATCTGGTAATATGAAAGGTAATCGCCTCTTAGCAAAACGCATTTTAGCTAGTTTAAACACCTGAGGTAACATTGCTGGTCCTTCTTTAACAATAGTATGCAGGTGTTCTTTTATAGCTGGTGCTGAAGTTTTCAGGCGTTTATACATTAAGCCCAATCGTTTTTGATGAAC
This region includes:
- a CDS encoding acyltransferase family protein, producing the protein MLKKLPYIDALRGLAVLGVIMVHVSLNSLTGRYQTMAGLGAKGVQLFYFISAFTLFLSAHGRTNQETNANINFFIRRIFRIAPLYYLAIIYYGIIIPYFTTQKISIEGIILNLTFMHGFSPNYINNVVPGGWSIAVEMLFYVFVPLLVIKINSLNKAILFLVIALCIKAIFNGLLIHNPLNFNQGLWTEYLYWYLPDQLPSFAFGILFYFLTIQSNITQTIKKHSKTIAITFTTLLLIFLLDRSVLKIRLFNVDFCFGIMFLLLALCLRKYSVKILVNNFTMLVGKLSFSMYLIHFAVIFWLSKFNLIHIQHPQGLLNFVYSYLAVLIVTVLLSNFSFKYIEVNAQNWGKQIIKSWKEKGIELANKA